A single region of the Syngnathoides biaculeatus isolate LvHL_M chromosome 17, ASM1980259v1, whole genome shotgun sequence genome encodes:
- the ccni gene encoding cyclin-I, translating into MKFSEPWGVNRLAFLLEKAMSREAKMWKLYVPKKPSSQDTDISPTQRDKAICWLTELHGRLQLYPETLVLAISILDRFLASIKARPKYLRCIAIASFFVAIKTCEEDECVPSLRELVAASSCGCSPSEILRMERIILDKLNWDLHNATPLDFLHIFHAMVLSCCSGLLDYLGLNCSQHLALLTRRLYRCLANHSLVQLRGSMLALALITLELETCCPDWLALTIELLKKAQINTSELIRSRELVACSLSTLRVSLPPNAVYIYQPTLQLPAQDPQGSAYIESSTPAGVEEGHQQPCGLPALLSPPKPLRHLNHLHKVTMGCKASTKRKVEEMEVDDFFDGIKRLYNEDGVPATALQEGAVHALGAMTPASAEGGQQEGSSSPCPPLQPVCSS; encoded by the exons ATGAAGTTCTCTGAACCCTGGGGAGTCAACAGGCTGGCTTTTCTTCTAGAAAAGGCCATGTCTAGGGAAGCCAAGATGTGGAAGCTCTATGTTCCAAAGAAGCCCTCCTCACAG GATACAGATATCTCCCCGACTCAGCGGGACAAGGCCATTTGCTGGCTAACGGAGCTCCATGGCAGACTGCAGCTGTACCCAGAGACTCTGGTGTTAGCTATTAGCATTCTGGACCGCTTCCTGGCTTCCATCAAG GCCAGGCCAAAGTACCTCCGCTGCATCGCAATTGCCTCTTTCTTCGTGGCTATTAAGACCTGTGAGGAGGATGAG TGTGTGCCCTCCCTGAGGGAGCTGGTTGCGGCCAGCAGCTGTGGCTGTTCTCCATCAGAGATCCTGAGGATGGAAAGAATCATCCTCGACAAACTCAACTGGGATCTCCACAACGCCACACCGCTGGACTTCCTGCATATT TTCCATGCAATGGTGTTGTCGTGCTGTTCTGGGCTTTTGGACTATTTGGGACTCAACTGCTCTCAGCATCTTGCCCTGCTCACACGCCGACTTTACCGCTGTTTGGCCAATCACTCACTCGTTCAG CTTAGGGGATCCATGCTGGCCTTGGCCCTCATCACTCTGGAGCTGGAGACCTGCTGCCCCGACTGGCTAGCTCTCACCATTGAGCTGCTAAAGAAGGCTCAG ATCAACACCTCTGAGTTGATTCGCAGTCGAGAGCTTGTCGCATGTAGTCTGTCCACACTGAGAGTTTCCCTGCCTCCAAACGCCGTCTACATCTACCAACCCACCCTCCAACTTCCAGCACAGGACCCTCAGG GGAGCGCCTACATTGAGTCTTCCACACCAGCTGGAGTAGAGGAGGGGCACCAGCAACCCTGCGGCCTCCCAGCACTCCTCTCCCCTCCCAAACCGTTGCGTCACCTCAACCACCTGCACAAAGTCACCATGGGCTGCAAGGCTTCGACAAAGCGAAAG GTGGAGGAGATGGAGGTGGATGACTTCTTTGACGGTATCAAACGCCTGTATAATGAAGATGGTGTCCCCGCTACCGCCTTGCAGGAGGGGGCAGTGCATGCCTTGGGGGCCATGACACCAGCAAGCGCAGAGGGAGGCCAACAGGAAGGCAGCTCCTCCCCCTGTCCTCCACTGCAGCCGGTGTGTTCCTCGTAG